A region from the Mucilaginibacter sp. CSA2-8R genome encodes:
- a CDS encoding alanine dehydrogenase, with protein MSSGLYSGFSDVAKQAMMQPQESMLATKSKKNTLYIGIPRETSFQENRITLTPLSVALLVNNGHEVLLETNAGKAANFLDNHYSEQGAQIVYDTKKVYEADIIIKVAPPTMAEIELMKPGQILISTLQPSTLKAECLHALINKRITALSFEHLRDEGGILSVVRAMSEIVGATSISIAAEYLSNVFGGKGLMLGGITGVPPTEIVILGAGTVGEYAARTAISLGAEVKVFDPSIYKLRRLQNNIGSRVFTSVIQPIVLEKAITTCDVVIGALRTEDGRSPCIITENTVSRMKPNSVLIDVSIDQGGCFETSEITNHTHPTFRKYDVIHYCVPNIASRVARTATYALTNIFTPILLDIGENGGINNVIWQKTGIRNAVYIYHGQLTNKHLGERFNIPCKDLDLLIVSNR; from the coding sequence ATGAGCTCTGGGTTATATAGTGGATTTTCTGATGTGGCCAAGCAGGCCATGATGCAGCCGCAAGAATCAATGCTGGCTACTAAAAGTAAAAAAAATACACTTTATATCGGTATTCCCCGAGAAACGTCTTTTCAGGAAAACCGGATAACACTCACCCCTCTTTCGGTTGCATTACTGGTAAATAACGGGCACGAAGTACTGTTGGAAACCAATGCCGGTAAAGCCGCTAATTTTTTGGATAACCATTACAGTGAGCAGGGTGCTCAGATAGTTTACGATACCAAAAAGGTTTACGAGGCCGATATCATTATTAAAGTAGCGCCACCCACCATGGCCGAAATTGAACTGATGAAGCCAGGGCAAATCTTAATCTCCACGTTGCAACCGTCTACTTTAAAAGCTGAATGTTTGCATGCGCTGATTAACAAACGTATTACTGCTCTTTCATTTGAGCATTTGCGTGATGAAGGCGGCATATTAAGCGTGGTAAGAGCGATGAGCGAAATTGTAGGTGCTACATCAATATCTATTGCTGCCGAGTACTTAAGCAACGTGTTTGGCGGCAAGGGCCTGATGCTGGGAGGAATTACCGGAGTGCCTCCAACCGAAATTGTAATTTTGGGTGCCGGTACCGTTGGCGAATATGCTGCACGTACAGCCATTTCATTAGGTGCCGAAGTTAAAGTATTCGACCCATCTATTTACAAATTACGCCGCTTACAAAATAATATTGGCAGCCGGGTATTTACCTCGGTCATTCAGCCTATTGTGTTAGAAAAAGCCATTACTACCTGTGATGTTGTAATTGGTGCGCTCCGCACTGAAGATGGCCGCAGCCCGTGTATCATTACCGAAAACACGGTAAGCCGGATGAAACCTAATTCGGTATTGATTGACGTGAGCATTGACCAGGGCGGTTGTTTCGAAACCTCAGAAATTACTAATCATACACATCCAACATTTCGCAAGTACGATGTAATACACTATTGTGTGCCTAACATTGCATCGCGTGTTGCACGTACCGCTACTTATGCGCTAACTAACATTTTTACCCCCATCCTATTAGATATCGGCGAAAATGGTGGTATAAACAATGTGATCTGGCAAAAAACAGGGATACGTAATGCGGTATATATTTACCACGGGCAATTAACAAACAAACATTTGGGCGAACGTTTTAACATCCCATGCAAAGATCTCGATTTGCTGATTGTGTCTAACCGCTAA
- the tsaE gene encoding tRNA (adenosine(37)-N6)-threonylcarbamoyltransferase complex ATPase subunit type 1 TsaE: MMNRQTSIDIVSLTELPSVAQALLNFAEGQKIFLFYGQMGAGKTTFIKTLCESLRVTEPVTSPTFSIVNEYNGNSSKIYHFDFYRLKRQDEALDMGYEEYFYSNQYCFIEWPEKIPDLLPLHFIKVSITVSNEQLRRFTFESI, encoded by the coding sequence ATGATGAACAGGCAGACATCAATAGATATTGTTTCTTTAACTGAGCTTCCGTCAGTAGCACAAGCCTTGCTGAACTTTGCAGAAGGCCAGAAAATATTTTTGTTTTATGGGCAAATGGGTGCGGGTAAAACAACATTTATCAAAACCCTGTGCGAAAGCTTACGTGTAACCGAACCGGTTACCAGCCCTACATTCTCTATTGTGAATGAATATAACGGTAATAGTTCCAAAATATATCATTTTGATTTTTACCGCCTTAAAAGGCAGGACGAAGCGTTAGATATGGGCTATGAAGAATACTTTTATTCAAACCAGTATTGCTTTATTGAGTGGCCGGAAAAGATTCCGGATTTGTTGCCTTTACACTTTATTAAAGTAAGCATTACGGTTAGCAACGAGCAGTTACGCCGGTTTACCTTCGAAAGTATTTAG